The Rhododendron vialii isolate Sample 1 chromosome 5a, ASM3025357v1 genome contains a region encoding:
- the LOC131327879 gene encoding uncharacterized protein LOC131327879, which translates to MFAFGLRMPDLQQNLTELNQLNIPVCLSSMPPHLNSNDPLAFNYCEFPGKNGGDSASLKTILLQLLSCFARIHNVCKYFATESIYIALLHCLSARITPPNATASNHCRSSHQSPGCTDQPLGPCKSFNPPQPTPVPLQAFPAASPRSPSVIDLSLSKRLCHYQTSSPASPKSGYNARKNVSLITMIDHDPHGNKNSKTLRVCFPNRNGNQPRQQQPLGSTQSSTNVDPKIATGTPPDPDRRTGYSESLTRKDAQGNTILHFLAAGGNATAFRELFNGGLLTRSNGGSGGEMRTWNWRGDTVLHEAARFGRVNVVEIIMERERELVSELNAMGGTPLYSAAANGEREVFNLLKVAAASEDTEEVLRRDDGCTVLHAAIMGEHYSLAMEIVESFPNLAGAHDKNGDTALNMLASKPVSFKSGSSYWLRNLGSRPFIPLQFLLCLVYLCIPMWINDSKLTGDVEDPQRNKPFICQSKGSFIENIISVVPWLKGVHEVKKKHACALDLAKRFIAKEEDWSHYTNSCGRYNHDDDDDRPKPIITKTRRNPLLQAAENSIQELVEEILGKFPEAAYCVDSNGKNIFHIVVEKKDERMYWFLKKNVARKDWMMAALDHDKNSILHLAAKDGAHPRVLFGSLNRMAWNVYWFKLVYYDSPPHLSWYPNSDGKTATELFEDTHSGLRKDAEEALKSMNGGLLLVSALIGTVNYAAVFTLPGGFDSNRDSRGSGRPVLYGTDKERGLLLFLWFTGVALYAAFLSLVEMVVIQLSKFASSDFFTALPFRYIVAITALYVSVVFTILAVFEAYDIIDLHVNVYVFLGPALAVVTIVFIDVVYQTLCCLCLALCCSLSQRGHMFEAVIVKHSIEEAKLYEPTSGLGCGPIS; encoded by the exons ATGTTTGCATTCGGCCTGCGCATGCCTGATCTCCAACAGAACTTGACGGAGCTCAACCAACTCAATATCCCTGTTTGTCTCTCCAGTATGCCTCCACATCTGAACTCGAATGACCCACTTGCCTTCAACTATTGTGAATTCCCAGGAAAGAATGGTGGGGACTCAGCCTCCTTAAAAACCATTCTCCTTCAACTCTTAAGTTGTTTTGCTAGAATTCACAATGTTTGCAAGTATTTCGCAACAGAGTCGATTTATATTGCGCTCCTCCACTGCTTAAGCGCTCGCATCACTCCTCCGAATGCC ACTGCCTCCAACCACTGTCGATCATCTCATCAATCACCAGGTTGCACTGATCAACCTCTGGGTCCTTGCAAGTCATTTAATCCTCCTCAG CCCACCCCCGTTCCATTACAGGCTTTTCCAGCAGCTAGCCCTCGATCTCCATCGGTAATAGATCTTTCCCTTAGTAAGCGCCTGTGTCATTACCAGACGAGTTCTCCAGCATCCCCCAAATCGGGATATAATGCTCGAAAGAATGTATCCTTGATTACTATGATAGATCACGACCCCCATG GAAACAAAAACAGTAAAACACTCCGTGTGTGTTTTCCCAACAGAAATGGAAACCAACCTCGCCAACAGCAGCCACTCGGCAGCACTCAGAGCAGCACTAACGTGGACCCCAAAATCGCTACCGGTACTCCACCGGATCCTGACCGACGAACCGGATATTCTGAGTCTCTGACACGAAAAGATGCGCAAGGCAACACCATACTCCATTTCCTGGCAGCAGGTGGCAACGCCACTGCCTTCAGAGAACTGTTTAATGGCGGCTTACTGACTAGGAGCAACGGGGGCAGTGGGGGAGAGATGAGGACGTGGAACTGGAGAGGGGACACGGTGCTCCATGAGGCAGCCAGGTTTGGCAGGGTCAATGTTGTGGAGATTAttatggagagggagagagagttggTTTCGGAGCTCAATGCAATGGGAGGGACACCGCTTTACTCGGCAGCTGCGAATGGAGAGCGGGAGGTGTTCAACCTTCTCAAAGTGGCGGCTGCTAGTGAGGACACTGAGGAGGTGCTGAGGAGAGACGACGGCTGCACTGTTCTTCATGCCGCTATCATGGGAGAACAttaca GTCTGGCTATGGAGATTGTTGAATCATTTCCTAATCTTGCAGGAGCACATGATAAAAATGGAGACACTGCACTGAATATGTTGGCCAGCAAACCCGTTTCCTTTAAAAGTGGGTCATCCTATTGGCTTAGGAATCTTGGCAGTAGACCCTTCATTCCCCTACAGTTTCTTTTGTGTCTCGTCTACCTTT GCATTCCAATGTGGATAAATGATTCTAAACTTACCGGAGATGTAGAGGATCCCCAGAGGAATAAACCTTTTATCTGCCAATCAAAAGGCTCTTTCATCGAAAACATTATCTCAG TGGTGCCTTGGCTAAAAGGAGTTCATGAAGTAAAGAAAAAGCATGCATGTGCCCTGGACCTAGCCAAAAGGTTTAttgcaaaagaagaagattggaGCCATTACACCAACTCATGTGGAAGGTATAATCATGATGACGATGATGATCGGCCGAAGCCCATCATTACTAAAACGAGAAGAAACCCGCTTCTTCAAGCGGCAGAGAACAGCATTCAAGAGTTGGTGGAAGAGATCCTCGGGAAATTCCCTGAGGCTGCCTACTGCGTCGATAGCAACGGGAAGAACATATTTCACATAGTAGTGGAGAAGAAAGACGAGAGAATGTACTGGTTCTTGAAGAAGAACGTTGCTAGAAAGGATTGGATGATGGCAGCTCTTGATCATGATAAAAACTCCATTTTGCACTTGGCAGCCAAAGACGGTGCTCATCCTAGAGTTCTCTTTGGAAGCTTGAACCGGATGGCATGGAATGTATATTGGTTTAAG CTTGTATATTATGATTCTCCTCCTCATCTCTCGTGGTACCCAAACTCCGACGGGAAGACGGCAACTGAGCTGTTCGAAGATACCCACTCCGGCCTACGAAAAGATGCCGAGGAAGCCCTGAAATCAATGAACGGCGGCCTGCTCCTCGTCTCTGCACTCATCGGCACCGTCAACTACGCCGCAGTTTTCACTCTCCCCGGAGGCTTCGATTCCAACAGAGACAGCCGGGGTTCTGGCCGCCCGGTCCTGTATGGGACGGACAAAGAGCGAGGCCTGCTCCTTTTCTTGTGGTTCACTGGCGTCGCCCTGTATGCCGCCTTTTTATCGCTGGTGGAGATGGTCGTGATCCAGCTGTCCAAGTTCGCGAGCAGCGACTTCTTCACTGCATTGCCCTTCAG gtaCATCGTCGCTATAACAGCGTTGTACGTCTCTGTTGTCTTCACAATCTTGGCCGTCTTCGAAGCCTACGACATCATCGACTTACACGTCAACGTATATGTCTTCCTGGGGCCGGCCCTCGCAGTGGTAACCATTGTTTTCATAGACGTCGTGTACCAGACTCTGTGTTGCCTGTGTCTTGCGTTGTGTTGCTCACTTTCGCAACGAGGCCACATGTTTGAGGCAGTCATCGTTAAGCATAGTATTGAGGAAGCTAAGTTGTACGAGCCTACGAGTGGGTTAGGCTGCGGACCGATCAGCTAA